From a region of the Pristis pectinata isolate sPriPec2 chromosome 2, sPriPec2.1.pri, whole genome shotgun sequence genome:
- the coq2 gene encoding 4-hydroxybenzoate polyprenyltransferase, mitochondrial, protein MWRCPAPRRLLAALGSGGSRRVTAALAAPEQQARALPAADVRRTSGLSAAALVGSAPPAVQPYLRLMRLDKPIGTWLLYLPCTWSIGLAAEPGCLPDLSMLTLFGTGAMLMRGAGCTINDMWDKDIDRKVARTENRPIAAGEISRFQALVFLGGQLSLALTVLLCLNYYSIALGAASLGLVVTYPLMKRLTYWPQLILGLTFNWGALLGWSAVKGSCDWSICLPLYISGVMWTLIYDTIYAHQDKADDILVGVKSTALKFQEQTKQWLMGFSTVMLTGLTVVGVNSEQTLPYYAAMVAVGAHLVHQIYSLDINSPQDCWKKFCLNRTLGLLLFSGIVFGNLWKGKTKIDETEKVQS, encoded by the exons ATGTGGAGGTGTCCTGCGCCACGCCGGTTGTTGGCGGCGCTGGGGAGTGGCGGGAGTCGGCGGGTAACGGCTGCGCTCGCGGCGCCAGAGCAGCAGGCCCGCGCGCTGCCCGCTGCGGACGTCAGGCGGACCAGCGGCCTATCAGCGGCGGCGTTGGTGGGGTCGGCGCCGCCGGCCGTGCAGCCTTACCTTAGACTGATGAGGCTGGACAAACCCATCG GGACCTGGTTGTTATATTTGCCTTGTACCTGGAGCATTGGTTTAGCAGCAGAGCCAGGATGCCTTCCAGATCTGTCCATGCTTACCCTTTTTGGAACAGGGGCAATGTTGATGCGAGGAGCTGGGTGTACAATCAATGACATGTGGGATAAAGACATTGATAGAAAG GTTGCCAGAACTGAAAATCGGCCTATAGCTGCTGGAGAAATCAGTCGGTTTCAGGCCCTTGTGTTTTTGGGTGGTCAGCTGAGCCTAGCACTTACTGTTCTCTTGTGTTTAAATTATTACAG TATTGCACTTGGAGCTGCATCACTGGGTCTCGTGGTCACCTACCCTCTGATGAAGAGGCTAACTTATTGGCCACAGTTAATTCTGG GTCTTACATTCAACTGGGGAGCACTTTTAGGTTGGTCTGCTGTGAAGGGTTCCTGTGATTggtcaatttgcctaccactttaTATCTCTGGTGTCATGTGGACATTGATATATGACACTATTTATGCACATCAG GATAAAGCAGATGATATTCTGGTAGGAGTGAAATCAACTGCACTGAAGTTTCAAGAACAGACCAAACAATGGCTAATGGGATTTAGTACAGTCATGCTGACAGGATTGACAGTGGTAGGAGTAAACAGTGAACAGACGTTACCCTACTATGCAGCTATGGTCGCTGTGGGAGCTCATCTAGTCCATCAG ATATACTCACTGGACATAAACAGTCCTCAAGACTGCTGGAAGAAATTCTGTTTGAATCGAACATTGGGACTACTACTGTTTTCTGGAATTGTGTTTGgaaatctgtggaaaggaaagacAAAGATTGATGAAACAGAAAAAGTACAGAGCTGA